The Camelina sativa cultivar DH55 chromosome 14, Cs, whole genome shotgun sequence genome includes a window with the following:
- the LOC104743382 gene encoding PLASMODESMATA CALLOSE-BINDING PROTEIN 3-like, with translation MAVVVLAVILLAMAGHSSGTWCVCKEGLSEAMLQKTLDYACGAGADCGPIHQNGPCFNPNTVKSHCSYAVNSFFQKKGQSQGTCDFAGTAIVSASDPSYTTCPFPASASGSGTTTPVTTTPSTRVPTTTNTRPYTMTPSTGGGLGIPSGTGGINPDYTDPSFGFKLQNP, from the exons ATGGCTGTTGTTGTTCTTGCGGTGATTTTGTTGGCCATGGCTGGTCACTCAA GTGGAACATGGTGTGTATGCAAAGAAGGGTTAAGCGAGGCAATGCTGCAGAAGACATTGGACTACGCATGTGGTGCAGGAGCTGATTGTGGACCCATTCACCAGAACGGTCCTTGCTTCAATCCTAACACCGTCAAGTCTCATTGCTCTTACGCCGTCAACAGCTTCTTTCAGAAGAAAGGTCAGTCTCAGGGAACTTGTGACTTTGCTGGCACAGCCATCGTCTCAGCCTCTGATCCCA GCTACACTACTTGCCCTTTCCCTGCAAGTGCCAG TGGAAGTGGGACAACGACACCAGTGACGACAACACCTTCGACAAGAGTCCCTACAACAACGAATACAAGACCCTACACAATGACACCATCAACAGGAGGAGGTTTGGGAATACCGTCTGGAACAGGCGGTATTAACCCGGATTACACAGATCCATCCTTTGGATTCAAACTCCAAAACCCA